Proteins found in one Neurospora crassa OR74A linkage group II, whole genome shotgun sequence genomic segment:
- a CDS encoding rhomboid family protein — translation MPPRINLPPVTRISLLALGLQSVLSAAIRYRQWTAHSEIVIPYLNLIPQLSLVYPWTFVTTTLVESNIFTFSIAALTLYHGGRYLERAWSSRELAKFLLVTSLIPNALCFATLIFFFTFTRNERWTLMTIAGTISLQISFLVAFSQLVPAHTVTLFRGILSLRVPRFPLLYIGVVTALCLTPMLTSVSFLLAVYGFITSWTYLRFYKAVFPDLDQSQTSSLRGDASETFAFAEFFPGPVRPVVAGISENVFNMLVAMRVCTPFTQDHISAARGDNAFSHHSHQRGVPGSARAEAERRRALALKALDQRLHAATAGAAARASSNPAPPAVQPPAPSATGPTVQTQPQANTQKTMTAQTGEAGASSDNDGSRSSA, via the exons ATGCCGCCACGAATAAACCTCCCGCCCGTGACGCGCATCagcctcctcgccctcggccTCCAGTCCGTCCTCAGCGCTGCCATCCGATACCGCCAGTGGACGGCGCACTCCGAGATTGTCATCCCATATCTCAACCTGATTCCTCAACTATCGCTCGTCTACCCGTGGACCTTTGTGACAACCACCCTCGTCGAGAGCAACATCTTCACCTTCAGTATCGCAGCCCTGACCCTCTACCATGGCGGTCGTTACCTTGAGCGCGCCTGGTCCTCGCGCGAGCTCGCCAAATTCCTGCTCGTCACCTCCCTGATCCCGAACGCTCTCTGCTTTGCcaccttgatcttcttcttcacctttaCCAGGAACGAGCGATGGAC ACTCATGACCATCGCCGGCACCATCTCCCTCCAgatctccttcctcgtcgCTTTCAGCCAGCTCGTCCCCGCCCACACCGTCACCCTCTTCCGCGGCATCCTCTCGCTCCGCGTGCCCCGTTTCCCGCTTCTCTACATTGGCGTCGTGACGGCCCTGTGCCTTACCCCCATGCTCACGAGCGTATCTTTCCTACTCGCCGTTTACGGCTTCATCACAAGCTGGACCTACCTCCGTTTCTACAAGGCCGTCTTTCCCGACCTCGACCAGTCCCAGACGAGCTCCCTCCGCGGTGACGCCAGCGAAACCTTTGCCTTTGCCGAGTTCTTCCCCGGTCCCGTCCGGCCCGTCGTTGCGGGCATCTCCGAGAACGTCTTCAACATGCTGGTCGCCATGCGCGTCTGCACGCCTTTTACGCAAGATCACATCTCAGCCGCCCGGGGCGACAATGCCTTCTCGCACCACAGCCACCAACGCGGCGTGCCCGGCAGCGCAAGAGCCGAGGCTGAGCGTAGGAGGGCGCTGGCTCTTAAAGCTCTCGACCAACGTCTGCATGCTGccaccgccggcgccgccgctCGCGCTTCGAGTAACCCAGCCCCGCCCGCTGTTCAGCCCCCCGCTCCATCGGCTACCGGCCCAACCGTTCAGACACAACCGCAGGCGAATACGCAAAAGACGATGACGGCGCAGACGGGCGAGGCGGGCGCCAGCTCCGATAATGAcggcagcagaagcagcgcTTAA